The Fusarium poae strain DAOMC 252244 chromosome 2, whole genome shotgun sequence nucleotide sequence ccaggtctctgatgcaccgatattgtacttcgtcatcacatcgctgaggcgttggaaccactccttcgtatcatcaacgccgccttcctcatattcggcacgcgaagcttctctcgacttcaatatcgatttcgcaagctcaggatgatcatcgcggaagcgagagtaccacatcttgctcacaggtctcgcatcaggatcacggcggcgccgcagagtaagtgctgcatcttctatttcccacttggaggcaggcaggcctgacttttccatccagatgatataacacacgatagcttcttcttcctcatccgtgagttgccgcgggcgccccatcttaggatcgacaacatcctcataatctacggtattcgcagcctcaagtctcttgacgatgcggccgatagatgcacgagcagagccggcatatcgagcttcagcagcacgaagagtcagtggcttctttcggcggccggcagcatcacgattgagaccgcggcgaagtcgctggcgtgaaagaacaacggcctgagcagctctcagatttgattgtgagggcataattttgatggacgtgatatatgacttttttactgattgatgtcctagaaatcattggttttggcgggcaaaagtcatgattttgcgacagcagcctgtgcggggttgtctcacacttttcgccttgtctcatacttttgtggccaactaagcttgcttagttggcaccccctcccggctagccaacgagtaaaggtttttatttaaattattaaaaataaatataaatattttaaataataaaaaactctatttaaattaaagtttataaataaagaaatttatatatataattaaaagtttaatataaagttaaaaagttaaaataaaagctaactttattaatattataaataattaaacttaattatatacttaacctcttactatattatataattactataatctcttataattacaagtattatattataggcTAAATCTGGCAATATAGGTGAATAGGGAAtgctttaagtataataggttttattactatagatagaTACTATAGACAGGTTAAgctctattaataaaatatagcttaaagaacTATATTTAGgatctaattaataatctaattaaggttatagtaataatattattactatataatttaatctatttatagctctagggtaaattaatttaactttaagctataataatacccccctctttagtattaagctttattaaaataagctacTATAGTCTAGGCTTATTAAGGTATTTCTTATAAAAGTTTACTATaatttttatagaattctcTATATAGGCAATAAGGATTTTTATTAAGTCTATATATCTAGcctattttatagtatactttaGCCTAAAGtagcctttttaatcttatttatcttattaagaatttataatatctttaattttttacttttttatttctttagcttctattaataataataagtctatattctaattaagtaatagattaatagtaattagctttagtaagcttatataaaatatagagtatatctttatactaaTAAGcagttttaattaataaatatataaagaaataaccttattaatctttaataggcTAATATTTTTCTAGTTTAATTTCTTCTATAGCTTAAAGgtcttaatattcttaatatttaattatactaaGTCCcctacttaatattattaagtagattatttatattaatttacttaggctttataataggcttatataataatactttttaatcttaagtactttaagatattatttattatctttataaactattttatatttttaataattagggttcctttaattataattataagtttaaagcctatttataaatacaatctatagtttataaagaataaagatatattaatagttttaaattttaaggaatttactataaatttagCTAAAAGGAGCTATTAATTCTAGTTATCTTataggtataatatataggcttatagatattattttaatatagtatttaagtatttagtctatctattaatcttaaggtaataagtaataaatagtaataagctaattaataattatttaataagcttttattagaATTCTACTATAAACTAAGGTccttagtttaatattatagtctatagaaatttatatagcttttatactTCCTTTaggtaataataagctatatctttagtattataagttcttttatatataataatatattttattttagtTAGgcaataagctataattaagataatattatttcttttattaggcagtaaatatataataaaatctattaatatatattactaagcTTATTTAGAAATAAGTAAAGGTTTTAATATACCTTACTTTACTTCTTAAGttaaattagctttttaatatatatagtaattcttaatttattatttaatataagctaatattCTAGGCTAGTAATAATCCTaggaaagtaaattataagtataaatataatctaagtattttactataaggtatttataataagcttttaataaggCAGTCTTAAGGgcattatagcttaaaatataaatatagtcttaatataataattattcttaaataattttatactttataaatataatctttaagtattatagtatattaatcttaagggcttatagtattaactataggtttttattaatttagtattttttatttaataaatagttaatcTCTTCTagtagctttattaagagTAATAGCTCCTtaggtattaatatagattaattcTATTATAGTAGATAGTAAATATAGGCTCTTTagacttataataataaaaattactaattctctttctttaatattacctagttttaatatattaaatacttatttccCTTTTTAAAGAGGTCTTTTAATTTCCTAGTTAAggtattaagtttaattccCTATTTCCtaggttaatatataatctagaaattaaattaaaataaaaacttaaattaataggcttattattaattaaataactttattattataaaatactctaggtttttataatttataattacttttattaataaaaataccCTCTCTagtttaagtttttattctttaaagtagtaaataataactataagttctttattataaatcttataattatattctatagatatatacttcttaaaaaaaaaggctattaagtatagccttttattattattatattataatagtatattagtagatatataattagaGGTATTTATCTCTAGGATTATatcctttatttaattaaagaggcataagattaatattaatataaaggctccCTTTAAGTCTtagaaagcctttttataggttttatcctagataaatagtatatctttctttattaaatagtttaatagggctataagcttaaagaagttataaataaactttCTATAGAAGTTTATAAAtcctataaaagcttatatatttattaggcagattaaagtttattaattcttaatagttttaatttttatagggtttatttaaatattattttattttataataaggcCTAAGAACTTAATTTctataactataaatttatatttaattaggtttataaataatctaatagcttttagttttttaaatattatctttaattacttaatatatttttcttaagtctagctataaattaagatattatctagatatatagtatagaatatatctaggtattcccttaatatattattaatatactattaaaaggttataaaggCTTCTATTAGGCTAAAgggtataattaataacttatataatttaaattaaatataaaatactattaagtacTCTTAGccttctttaatatatagattattaaaggctaatataatattaatataaaaaaagtattttatattaaataggttatttaaagattctttaattaaaagaaataaataatagtctttaattataatattatttaaggcttaatagtctatatagaaGTATAAACTATTACTAggtttcttaataaatagtattaaggaGGCTATAGGCAATAAGCTTAAGTAgataaatcttttatatagattcttatttagctatttttataggGCTATTAGTTTATTCTaagatattctatataaaggTCTAAATAGCAGTTTTTCTCTTAAggttaacttaatatagtagtctctagattaatataataatagcttttttacctttttaagtAAGAAAATATCTTAGaatttttaaagtttttttaataatataaatacctttagcTTCggcttaagtaaataatctaattactttagggtaatagtaaaaaggtaataatagtctttttagctatatatttaggcAGTTTATAGGGAAATTAAGAGGATATTTTTTCCCTTTAAGGCTAATAAgatattcctttttatttaatatataaacttctttaaaatagtctataaagccttaatctttataagcttaattaaggtattatagaatttttaataatataagctattaaatataaatatataggctataaagCCTAcctatagattatattactttagctaAAGTATTCCTAGGATAATAAGGTAGCTAGctaattaagttatataaaagattatacttttttacttataattaataatatagagtttaatataaatatagtaaataaccTTTCTGCTTTTAGtagattacttattaaatactttaatcttaaagattCTCTTTAAAGGTTTAAACTTTAAGTTCTAGGACTTAGcctagcttttattaataaacctttttccttttactttactattaattataatataaaataaaattaattcttttctagctatattaaagctaataggcagtattattagatttaaatattaattatttttattcttaattaagattttataaataaaggtaataaatagtttaatctttaatataataaatataaagaaaggaGCCTAGTATTAACTTAAGATAagcttactttatttttttaatatttttaaaagtatttagattaataagaactagtatagctagatataagtaaatatagaaataaggGCTAGctagtataattaaggctataaataaaggtaacttaataaagcctaattaaatatatattaagtttaaaataattataaagatagtAATTAGctaaattataatagaaatactaattattttcttattattaattaaggcagttatagtaatactaattattaaGGTCTATAGGTTCTCTAGCTAGTTAGCAGTttttaaaaaggcttttccctttataaggtaataaagactttttttaaagtatttaaggGTAttcctttaataatatatttattttttataatataggctatagtTTTACTATAacgtaatattattagttttttaattcttatagaaaggtaattagattataatatttatagttaagcagtaagttatatataagtattctatataattcttaagaaatagcttattttaataaaataaagaaagcctcttttaatatttctctttttagtataaagtattaaaacttaataaaaaaagtattaaaatccttataagtctaataaaaataaaataatttaatataggcATTATTAATCtaatttaagtctttaaaagtatattctagtaaattaataatatcctaaTAATTAGAgagttaatatttactagctttaatatataataagatttatatataagtatatcccttaaaatagctaattatatagaatatttaagtaaaatatattaagaattaattataattagcttttaattttaagtatatctaggaaataaaataatataaattactttatttactcttaaacttattaagattaagtaattatttaataaaattaattaatttaatagattaagaaaaaagtaaaagagttatttctatagaaattactatataaagcttaataaaagtattaattttaagaggtttataaataataagtataataagttaaatagtattaaaggtataatatttaataaaataagccttaaagatattattattttttctttttaaggcctttttatattattatttaatatatttaagctaaacttaagtaaaattatatttaataataatttattataaagattatttaaattcttaatatttattttttatattctagGTTTTATTCTTtagttaaaatatataattttaagtatttttaatataaatataaatattctagaaatatttaaattaattatttaaatattttaaaatataattataaaataacttaatattatttaataaaaagagtaaaagtaaataagtagatattatatttagtatttaatagttaagagctatatagtattataagctaagtttaataatataggtaaataaagaatactttaaatataataggttctattactatagataggcATTATAGGCAGATTaggctctattaataagatatagcttaaggagCTATATTTAGGATCTAATTAGtagtctaactaaggttataGCGATAATGCTATTGCCACATGATCTGATctacttgtggctctagggtaggttggtctgacttcgagctgtgacataTCAGTAGTTTTAACGAAGGTGAACTACTTATATATACATCAGAAGAGCATAATAGGCATTGTTTAATTCGTCTCGAGTCCTAATCAGTCTAAGCCTCAATCGAAACGTTCAAAGTTAAGGAGACCTGAAGATAGCCTAATAAGTATCTTGAACATACTTGAGAGGAAGATTGCCTAGAAATAGCTTGCACAGTTACCCACCTTTGCCAAGAACAGGGTCGAGTGAGAGCATGTATCGCCGTCCCGGCTAGAGGACATATAGCCGGTCGTGGTACGCAGGACTATCATGactggatgaagatgaatgTGAGGTATGAGTTATCGTATTGGTAATGAATGCTTCTTCGAAGATGGAATGATCACTGGTCCCGACATACGTTAGGGAGTTGCTCCTAATGTTCAAGGTAGAAAAGTCTCTAGCGCCTTTGAAGCGATATTGTTCCCATTGGAACTTCGTTCGAACGATATGTCAAGAATGAGCAGAGCGAGAACAGCGTGAGTTTTATTCGTAGCGATTGGACTGTTTATCCCAAGTTTAACATGGTTCTACCACGACCGGTATATCCTCAAGACTTTAGACAATGAAACCATCAGCCTTGAGGTTAATGTCATTGTCAACTACCGGAACAATGCACACCATAGCTTTGGGTCCGGGTAAGTCATCAATATTAAACCTTTCGAAGTTATACACATATCTAACAGACATCAGCAAATTCTTGACCGATGTCTCTACACCTGTTGTATCTCAACTGTAATGTCTATCTCATTCCTATCCCATCGAGGTTGCAGGAGACTTTCAAATGGGCGAAGCCGCGAGTCAGTTATTGGCGCTGAAATTTGGGGATCGGCGTGATGGCGAATCTATAAAAACTCTTTTACGAATTGGATGAGTCACAAACGTGTTCGAAGCACCACGGGTTTTCTATCGACACATAATCTTTCGCTATATTCTTTTGATCTATTGTATTTATTTCCCAAATGTCTTTTGTCATGAATCGTTAGGTTCTAGTCTATTCAGTGCATAACCAGGATCGCCTTCGTGAACAATCACCTCTGTTTCAGGGTGGAAGCAATGACAGCAGCGCCCACGCCACTACCAGGTGAAAGCATAAACTCCACATGATCCTTTCTTGACTCGGGTGCAGCTTCAGAAGCAAGGATCTCACTGACAGCCTTTGACAACTCCAACTGGAAATGGGGATGTTTCTCGAACAGCGAGCCCTCGACTCCAACGTGACATGCCTGCAGATCACGCTTCTGGCAGATGGCTGCTACACCGGTTGCTGACAAACGAGCAGCACGGGCGGTGATGAGTCTGGCGACTCCTTTCATAAATTGAAGCTCCGCGTGTGTTGGGGAGATACCCAGGCTTGAAACGCATGTCTCGTAGGCATCTCGCAGACCATCTGATGTGTCCCTAGACCAATGTTAGCATATGTCCTTACGGCAATTCAGTGTTTGTATTGACTTACTCTTCGATAGAGGATAGGAAAGAAGAGTCAAGGCAATAAGTATCTTGTAGTTTCTCAATACTCTGCCCCTCCAAGAAAGTCTGCGGATCCCTCTGATGAATCTCCAGAATAATACGACGGAAGAGCTCTCCGAGATAAAGTCCGGCAACCATCTTCTCAAAGGCCTGCTGTCCCTTTCTCGGAGAGTCGTTATCAATGGCCAGGTCATATGATGTCAAGGGCAATACAGCATGCTCATTGTCGAAAGCACCCCATTCGCAATTGATCGCCATGAATGATTCTCCGTCCAAGTTATCGTTGGCGAGCTTGGGAATAGCGTCGACTTTTTCGAAGTAAGCGCCATTGCAACCtgtgccgaagacgcagccaaTTTTGGTTTCAGAGTTGAGGTAGGCCGAGGCCATCATTGTCGCGGTTGTATCATTGGTCACAACACAGACCTTCAATGGGAGGTTCTGTCACGCAGTTAATATTCGTGTCGCTTTGCCAGGTCCTTGCAGTAACTTGCCTTTTTCTTAATGGCTCGTCTCAATGATCCGGCAGCATCTACCCCTTCGGTGTCTGAGATGTTGAATCCCTTTGTCCACCTCTGCAAGATTCCTTCATCTATCGTCCTCTGTGTGGTTGGGAACGAAAATATGAAGCTGAGATCGATCTCGGTGCTCAGGTCAAAGTCTGCTGACTGCAGAAAAGATTCGAGAAATCCTGCAACAAAGTCCCAGAGCTCATCAGCGGTTGCAGTTTTGAGCTCTTCTGGGAGCTTGGATGATTCTTGCTTGACTTCGAATCCACTCTTTTCACTGGTGAGTTGGATGGAGTAGACTCGGAGGTTTGTTCCTCCCATATCTAGGACCAGATATTTCCCTGTCTCGTTGCCAGTTGGGTAGTTCATTACCCATGTCGGATTCATTGGAATGTTTCCTCCGGTTATACTCAATCCTGTGGACTCGGTTAGTACTTCCATTGTTTGACTACTCTCGGTGGGTTATACctttttccaattcttggaCAAAGTGGTTAGTGATATGTTTGAGCTTTGCTGTATCGACTATGAAGTCTTGTTCGAGCTCGTCGAGGTAAGCCTTGAAGTCTGCCATGGTGGAATTGGGTATCGCGAATATGATGATTCTTGTCTTGAGGTTAACAGTTGAAGGATGTGCAGTAGAGAACAATAAATATATGTTGTTCGAACCAAAACTTGCATCACCATCTTGTAATCGGCCCGTATTGTTTCTTCCAGGACATTGAGGACCGTGAGATTACAATGACGTCAGTTCCACTTTAACAATATCGAGGACCCTCAGTTGTGGTCGTTATCAAGATTCTCCAccttgtttttcttctttgtcgCCATTCTCTGGTATTTCGAGTTGGCATTCCATCGTCAAAGCTTCGGGGTCAATGCTCCGTCCAGACGCGTCCAACCATCAACATTGCCAAGGTCCGTCGTCATTCCCCACCAGCGCTGGATCAAGGTTTAAAATGCTTATCTTGATATCgatcttatcgataacgATATCAAATCCACGTGATGTCATCGGTGGTGATCATGATGGCCGGGTAGACTCATGCAAAACACTCAATTTACAATAACTAGTTCACAACTTATTTTCCCCACTACATACACACTGACACAGTTGATATGCCGTATAAGAGACTTAATAGTGAAAAATATGTTATgttctattattaatatcatTTCCTTCTTTAATTCAATCTATGTGTATTCGCATGATAAACAAGTTACTGGCTGCGCAATACCCTATAGCTCACAACAAGACTGCTTGGTTCTCCACTTCTCATTGTTATTTCCCGATTACCTCATAGGAGCTAGTGGGTAACAAAGGCTTAgtgtataaaaataagtagtctaagaactatagtctaaggggCATAAAGTGTTCCACTGATTTCATCCTTCCAGGTTCTAGCGGCTAATATTTCTAACACCCCGAGAAGGGGATACCTAGCGACTAACGCTAAACCCAAATGTTAACTCTTATTTTCCCAACACCCAGCAAGATCTGACTCAAAACAAGCTTTCATAGGTGAATACTTCCGGCGCGTTGGCGAGCAACACCATGCTGATCCTCACTATGTCTTCTCTTAACTCCCCAATCCTCCTCCTTTGAGTGCTCCGGGAGGACAGGCTGACCACCCAAGCTGGCAAGAACAGCCTTGTTAGTCGCAGTAAAATCATCTAGGACCTCCAGTTCTTGGAGACTGAACCAGCGAGGTACGATGATGATGCGTAGAGGAATTAGTAAGATGATCAAGACAGGAAAGCCAATGGCTGCGAAAGTATGCGAGATAGCAACACAAGCAAAGACCCCAATGAGCTGGATACTGATGAAAAGAATGATCTTGCGTCTCCTAACGCGAAGAAGTGGCTCGTCGCACTGGACAAAACGTTCTTCGGACTGAAGATATATGAACTTTCGAAGGATACCATTCGACTCAATCGAACCCCACTGCATCAATGTCAGCAGTGTTTAAGTTGTGAAGCATTCACAATAACAAAACGCGTCCTGAAGGCAACTCAACTTACACCAACTACAAAGAACACACCTGCAAAGACGGCAGCTGGCATAGTGTGAAGTACCACAAGCAAGGGTCCAGTCATTGTACCAATCAATCCAAGACCCATAAGGAAATGCGAAACACGTTGCTCGACTACAGCCGCAGCTCGTACAACAGGGCGGCGAATCTCACTATCTTCGCCTTCGGATGTCGGAATGATCTTGACTTCTGTTTCGTAGACAGTGAGGGAGTCTGTGTGAACAGGTGCCTGATAATACATCCGTTAGACAAGAACAATATGGAATGCGCCGACATACATACTTGTGGTACCAAGCCATTTGGCATTGGAAGTCCAAGAATCCCCGAAACAAATGTTGTACAaccgagaaggaagaagtcCCAGTGAAAGCCACCGGGCTTCTTGAGCGGATACtgacgggcttgtgcggttATACTACTGACGTTCTATAGATAAAATAGTTAGCTGTAAGATTTCGGAATGGATAAAAGAGCACACTCAAAGATGGCAGACATACGTGATCATAATAGAACAAAAGCATAGTCAAGAACCCGAATGGCAGCGCTATAAACACCCATTTCGCTTCCAAGTTCCAAAAGTCGATAAGCCAGTTTCTAGACTGTGTCGGGTAAAAAGCTTTAGTGACAGGAACGCGTTCTATGTGTGTCGCCTCGAGTCTACCGGGGAAGTGAGAGAAGCCGACCCAAAAGAGGGTTCCAAACTTTCGACTCTGTCAGTATGGCGTCAGATTGGTCACAATGAATGCTTACCACATAAGCATAATCAGCAAGAATGGTTCGGACATCTGGTTTCCAAACAGTACTGGAGCCTAGCTTCTCGAGACCATACACTGTACCAAAGTAAAGAATTGCTATGATGCAGGCGAGGTAGCCTGCCGCAGACCCTTCTTGGTCAAACTCGTTTACCAACTCTTCTACACCCTTGACTAAAATAACATCAGTGTCTCTCCTACTGACATTCATAATGTGAACTTACTGATGTAGATGATTCCGACATACATCCCGAATGCCTCACTCGAGAAGTCAGTGACATATCGCATGTAATCGCATGTGTTGAAGATGGCCACAAGCCAGTGAAAAATGGCCGCCCATATACCAGTCCATGCCATGAACTGGGGATAGATCGAGGCATCATAAATGCTGATAATATCGTATATGGTAAAGTTGAACAAAGAGATGAGACCTGTTACGCCAACAATAGTAAGAGGTTGTGTACTGAGAAGACTGAAGACAACCGCTGCTAGTGCTGAGGAAAAGAGAGCTTCGTTTATGCCGAAAAACTGTCCCGTTCGCCGATACATGTCAAGTGTGTACGCTATAGCTGGAAGAAGACTAGAGAGTGTCAGTGTTGTTTCACTACCCAATGACAGATAATAGAGATGTATACTTGACAAAGTACATGCGAATAGTACTGGCAACCACACGGTAAGTGAAAGCATCTGTGATGTCGCTCCAGTAATACGGTAGTCGTCTCTTTACGTCGTGATACATTCCTCTACCAGGGTGAAAGACTCTCCATCGTCGCCATCCTT carries:
- a CDS encoding hypothetical protein (TransMembrane:11 (o68-90i102-121o127-145i157-175o218-237i249-269o307-326i347-367o436-460i493-511o517-538i)), whose amino-acid sequence is MSNDIQTTDLEPGDSSGTTLAREKTNLSYSYDNRKGWRRWRVFHPGRGMYHDVKRRLPYYWSDITDAFTYRVVASTIRMYFVNLLPAIAYTLDMYRRTGQFFGINEALFSSALAAVVFSLLSTQPLTIVGVTGLISLFNFTIYDIISIYDASIYPQFMAWTGIWAAIFHWLVAIFNTCDYMRYVTDFSSEAFGMYVGIIYIIKGVEELVNEFDQEGSAAGYLACIIAILYFGTVYGLEKLGSSTVWKPDVRTILADYAYVFGTLFWVGFSHFPGRLEATHIERVPVTKAFYPTQSRNWLIDFWNLEAKWVFIALPFGFLTMLLFYYDHNVSSITAQARQYPLKKPGGFHWDFFLLGCTTFVSGILGLPMPNGLVPQAPVHTDSLTVYETEVKIIPTSEGEDSEIRRPVVRAAAVVEQRVSHFLMGLGLIGTMTGPLLVVLHTMPAAVFAGVFFVVGWGSIESNGILRKFIYLQSEERFVQCDEPLLRVRRRKIILFISIQLIGVFACVAISHTFAAIGFPVLIILLIPLRIIIVPRWFSLQELEVLDDFTATNKAVLASLGGQPVLPEHSKEEDWGVKRRHSEDQHGVARQRAGSIHL